A window of Dickeya zeae NCPPB 2538 contains these coding sequences:
- a CDS encoding SDR family oxidoreductase → MKLDNKRILLTGASSNLGQELAMALAAKGARLYLVGRNEQALLALQRRLPDADHHNILLADLCNEQDLDALAECFPENARLDVLINNTDTSTFSSFHDQSHDTIRQQLMLNTEAPILLTHALLGCINTPGIIMNIGSTLDGIGYPGYSVYCASKFALRGFSEALHRELSSKGVKVLHLAPRAVDAKGNSSTASKLMQELGYRSDRPGWVADRVVNALERETLRQWLGWPEKVFVALNALLPTVVDKAIRRQLAVIQRYITSQKK, encoded by the coding sequence ATGAAACTCGACAATAAACGCATTCTATTGACTGGTGCCAGCAGCAACCTGGGTCAGGAACTGGCGATGGCACTGGCCGCCAAAGGCGCCAGGTTATACCTGGTAGGCCGTAACGAACAGGCGTTGCTGGCGTTACAGCGCAGGCTACCTGATGCCGACCATCACAATATTTTGCTGGCCGACCTCTGTAACGAACAGGATCTCGATGCGCTGGCAGAGTGTTTTCCGGAAAACGCCAGGCTGGACGTGCTGATTAACAACACCGACACCTCGACGTTTAGCTCGTTTCACGATCAAAGCCACGACACGATTCGCCAGCAGCTTATGCTAAATACCGAGGCGCCAATCCTGCTCACCCATGCATTGCTCGGCTGTATCAACACGCCCGGCATTATCATGAATATTGGCTCCACGCTGGATGGGATCGGCTACCCTGGATACAGCGTCTATTGCGCCAGCAAATTCGCTTTACGTGGATTTAGTGAGGCACTGCACCGCGAACTGTCATCAAAAGGCGTTAAAGTATTGCACCTTGCTCCCAGAGCCGTCGATGCCAAAGGCAATTCATCCACTGCCAGCAAGCTGATGCAGGAATTGGGCTATCGCAGCGACCGTCCTGGCTGGGTAGCGGATCGCGTGGTTAACGCGCTGGAGCGGGAAACGTTACGCCAATGGCTGGGGTGGCCAGAAAAAGTGTTTGTGGCGCTAAATGCACTATTGCCCACGGTGGTGGATAAAGCCATCCGGCGCCAGTTGGCCGTGATCCAGCGTTATATAACATCACAAAAGAAATAG
- a CDS encoding tetratricopeptide repeat protein gives MTLRSMVLLFGGLLTTGMTYAADMSMDIHRQWSVCQYRTPASMKEACFATLSRQAQELAENYPNRADYLISSAMVESSWAGVKDGMEALNLAGQAKSLLEQAIVIDPQALNGAAYTILGVLYYQVPGWPLGFGDDKKAERYLKTALKMNPTSIDANFFYGDFLLKAGRKSEARQYLNTALTTAPRPGREIADQGRRAEAEKALAQLR, from the coding sequence ATGACTCTGCGTTCGATGGTGCTACTGTTCGGTGGATTACTGACAACCGGCATGACCTATGCCGCCGATATGTCGATGGATATCCATCGGCAATGGTCAGTCTGCCAGTACAGAACGCCAGCGAGCATGAAAGAAGCCTGTTTCGCCACACTTAGCCGACAGGCGCAGGAGCTGGCGGAAAATTACCCCAACCGCGCGGATTACCTTATCTCGTCGGCAATGGTGGAGAGTAGCTGGGCGGGAGTCAAAGACGGTATGGAAGCGCTCAATCTGGCCGGGCAAGCCAAAAGCCTGCTGGAACAAGCGATTGTTATTGACCCACAGGCGCTCAATGGTGCGGCTTACACCATCCTCGGGGTACTTTACTATCAGGTGCCGGGCTGGCCGCTAGGGTTTGGTGACGATAAAAAAGCGGAGCGATACCTCAAAACCGCCTTGAAAATGAACCCCACCAGCATTGACGCTAACTTCTTTTACGGTGACTTCCTGCTGAAAGCCGGGCGCAAAAGCGAAGCCAGACAATACCTGAACACGGCGCTAACTACCGCGCCACGTCCGGGGCGTGAAATTGCCGACCAGGGCCGTCGCGCAGAAGCCGAAAAGGCGCTGGCGCAGTTAAGATAA
- the ligB gene encoding NAD-dependent DNA ligase LigB, whose translation MRYRYALAVMLWLATSGWVKAEPCPAWSPARAEQEIARLGQQLTQWDNAYYDRGQSPVDDQVYDQLRQTLATWQVCFQADADGFAVSLPSSGKQPHPVAHTGLKKLTEPAELKQWIAQHRDLWIQPKIDGVAVTLVYEQGKLVSAISRGNGRQGEDWTDKVRQMNAVPQQLSGISGRLVLQGELYLSVTAHRQQLTGGINARAQVAGEMRRKQPSPLLSRIGVFIWAWPDGPADMPARLAALRELGFGLTADYTQPIASFEEAARWRERWYQAPLPFVTDGVVLHQSQEPAGRYWQDTPTEWAIAWKYPLVNRVTEVTGVDVEIGRTGRMTVVLQVQPMMLDDKNVSRVNLGSVSRWRQWDVLPGDRVSISLAGLGIPRLDAVVWRGAVREAISVPAASSFDVFSCLQWSKACQPQFLARLVWMSGRNGLSLSGISEGTWRRLIQQGKVVDVVSWLALEPAQLAAGGDVDKQHVERIYHQFQRARRQPLRQWLLALGLPLPSSARQALDGVSLEQLQQRTVAQWQQFSGIGVRRAQRIRDFLHHPEIVRQLTWLNEQGVKS comes from the coding sequence ATGCGATATCGATATGCGCTGGCGGTCATGTTATGGCTTGCGACCAGCGGATGGGTCAAGGCGGAGCCTTGTCCGGCATGGTCCCCTGCACGGGCTGAACAGGAGATAGCCCGGCTGGGGCAACAACTGACACAGTGGGACAATGCTTATTATGACCGTGGCCAGAGCCCGGTTGACGATCAGGTCTATGATCAACTGCGCCAAACGCTGGCGACCTGGCAGGTGTGTTTTCAGGCGGACGCCGACGGTTTTGCGGTTAGCCTGCCATCAAGTGGTAAGCAACCACACCCGGTGGCGCATACCGGTCTGAAAAAACTGACTGAACCAGCGGAGTTGAAACAGTGGATAGCTCAGCATCGTGACCTGTGGATACAACCTAAAATCGACGGTGTCGCGGTGACGCTGGTGTATGAACAAGGAAAATTGGTCAGTGCCATCAGTCGCGGCAATGGTCGCCAGGGAGAAGACTGGACAGATAAAGTACGTCAGATGAATGCCGTGCCGCAGCAACTTTCCGGTATATCGGGTCGTCTGGTATTGCAGGGGGAGCTGTATTTGTCAGTGACAGCGCATCGGCAGCAGCTGACTGGCGGCATCAATGCGCGGGCTCAGGTCGCGGGTGAAATGCGACGAAAACAGCCGTCACCGTTGCTGTCTCGCATTGGCGTGTTCATCTGGGCCTGGCCTGACGGCCCGGCAGACATGCCGGCGCGGCTTGCAGCATTACGGGAACTGGGATTTGGGCTAACAGCAGACTACACCCAGCCCATTGCTTCCTTTGAAGAGGCGGCGCGATGGCGTGAACGCTGGTATCAAGCGCCGCTGCCGTTTGTAACCGATGGCGTGGTATTGCATCAGTCGCAGGAACCCGCCGGGCGTTATTGGCAGGATACGCCAACTGAGTGGGCCATAGCCTGGAAATACCCGTTAGTGAATCGGGTAACGGAAGTCACCGGTGTTGATGTCGAGATTGGGCGTACCGGCAGAATGACGGTCGTGTTGCAGGTACAACCGATGATGCTGGATGACAAGAACGTGAGCCGGGTTAATCTCGGTTCGGTTTCCCGCTGGCGGCAGTGGGATGTGTTACCGGGTGATCGGGTCAGCATCAGTCTGGCAGGATTGGGGATTCCCCGGCTGGACGCTGTGGTGTGGCGCGGTGCGGTACGTGAGGCGATTAGCGTTCCGGCGGCGTCATCTTTTGATGTGTTCAGTTGCTTGCAATGGAGCAAAGCGTGCCAGCCACAGTTTCTGGCCCGACTGGTGTGGATGAGCGGACGTAATGGGTTGTCGCTCAGCGGTATCAGTGAGGGCACCTGGCGACGGCTGATACAGCAGGGCAAGGTCGTCGATGTCGTTTCCTGGCTGGCGCTTGAGCCTGCGCAACTGGCAGCAGGCGGTGATGTTGATAAACAACACGTAGAGCGGATTTATCACCAGTTCCAGCGGGCGCGTCGCCAGCCGTTGCGGCAGTGGTTGCTGGCGTTAGGGTTGCCGTTGCCATCCAGTGCCAGACAGGCGCTGGATGGCGTTTCGCTCGAACAATTACAGCAACGTACGGTCGCACAATGGCAGCAATTTTCGGGCATCGGGGTGCGGCGAGCGCAACGTATTCGGGATTTTCTGCACCACCCTGAGATAGTCCGACAACTGACGTGGCTTAATGAGCAAGGCGTGAAATCATGA